The sequence GGGTGGCCTGATCATCCTGACCAACACCCGGACGCTGCTGCGCAGCGACTGGATCGAGGCCTCCGCCCCGGTCCGGAACGGCTGCTATCTCGCCATCGCCGCGATCTGGATCGCCGCGTCCGGCTACGCCCTGTACCAGTACCGCCTGCACCGCGACGAGGACCGCCTCGTCCTGGCCGAGGCCGCCGCACGGGCCGCCTGACCCCTCCGTTCAACCCACCAGCGCACGCCCGACGGTAAGGAAACCCCCCATGACCATCTCGCAGACCCCCGCGCCGTTCGTCACCAACCAGGACCTCGACCCGATCCGGCTGCGCCAGGCCTTCGGCGTCTTCCCCAGCGGGGTGGTGGCCGTCGCGGCGTCCGTCGACGGGCGTTACGTCGGGCTCGCGGCCAGCTCGTTCACGTCGGTGAGCCTGGACCCGCCGCTGGTGTCGTTCTCCATCGCCAACACCTCGAAGACCTGGCCGGACCTGCGGCGCGCGGACCACCTCGGGGTCACCGTCCTCGCCGCGCACCACGGGGCGGTCTGCCGGCAGCTCGCCGGCGCGGTCGAGCACCGTTTCGACGGGGTGCCGGCCTCGGTCTCCCGCAACGGCGCGGTGACCATCGACGACGGCCTGGCCCGATTCGACTGCACGATCTACCGCGAGGTGGAGGCCGGCGACCACACCATCGTGCTGCTGCGGCTGCACGCGGTGGACCACCCGGTGGACCCGACCGGCCTGGTGTCGCCGCTGGTGTTCCACCGCTCCGTGTTCGGCCGCATCTCGGCCGAGTGAGCCGCCGGGCCGGCCACATCTCGGCCGAGTGAGCCGCCGGGCCGGCTCCGGCGAGCGCGGAGCGGCCCGGGGCGCGGGGGTCTTCAGATCCCGGCGCTCTCGGCGCCGGACAGCCGGTACGCCGCAGCAGCCGCCAGCGGCATCTCCGCGACCGGCGCACCGGCCGGGGCCAGCGTGGTTTCCGCGCCGGCCCGCCAGGGCACCAGTGGACGGGACCGGAACAGCGGGCGCAGATCCATCGGCACCAGGTGCGCCAGCTCGGCCGGCGGCACGCCACGCCCGGTGACGTTCAGCTCGGCCAGCACCACCCGGGACAGGAACGCCGCGTCGGCGCCGTCGGCGTAGAGGCGCTCCGCGACCCGGCCGAGGAAGCGGCGGCAGTCCAGGATCTCGACGATGCGGCCGGTCTGCGGCTCGGGCAGTCGCTGCCGCAGCTCCTCCGGCAGCAGCATGGTGAGCCGGCGGTAGGCCGGCGCCGGCAGCAGCTCGCTGAGCACGCCGAGCACCGTGGCGGTGACGCGGCGGCTCTCGTTGCGCCCGTGCAGGCGCCCGTTCTTCTGAATGCGGGCCAGCAGATCGTCCTGGTCCATCGGTGCGCCTCCTTGCACCCCGGCACGGAGTTCCCGTGCCCCGGGGGCCGCCGCAGTACCCCGGCGGCCCGCCTCCAAACCGGAGTGTTGGGTACTTCACGATCCAGGGGGCCGGTCGGCCGCCGTCCGTGACGCGGCGATACCGATGCGGGCGGTACGGAGACGACCGTGGGCGTGGTGGCCGGACTCCCCCACCGCCGCAAGACCGGCATGTGATGCGGCATCGGGGCCGGTTTGCCCCCGATGACCGGGGGAAATGGCCGGAGGTGACACCAGATTCCGCACCCGCGAACCGCTGGCACGCGATGAGCGTCGCCCTGGTCGCGGGCTTCATGACCCTGCTCGACGTCAGCATCGTCAACGTGGCGCTGCCGTCGATCCGCGCCGATCTGCGGCTGGGCTCGGGTGAGCTGCAGTGGGTGCTGTCCGGTTACGCCCTCACGTTCGGGTTGCTGTTGGTCCCGTCCGGCCGGTACGGCGACGCCCGGGGCCGCCGCACCGCCTTCATCGCCGGTCTGGCGCTGTTCACCGTCTCCAGCGCGGCCGCCGGCCTGGCCACCGGCGCACTGTGGCTGATCGTCGCCCGGCTGGTGCAGGGCGCCGCGGCCGGCATGGTCAGCCCGCAGGTCTCCGGGCTGATCCAGCAGCTGTTCCAGCCCGCCGAGCGGGGCCGCCCGTTCGGGCTGCTCGGCGCCACCATCGGGGTGTCCACCGCGGTCGGCCCGCTGCTCGGCGGGCTGCTGATCCAGGTGTTCGGCGCCGAGCAGGGCTGGCGCTGGATCTTCTACATCAACGTGCCGATCGGTCTGGTGGCGCTCGTGCTCGGCGCCCGGTGGATCCCGGCCCGGCCGCCCGAGCAGCGCGAGCGGGAGAGCCTCGACCCGGTCGGCGTGGCGCTGCTGGGCGCCGGCGTGCTGCTGTTGCTCCTGCCGCTGGTGCAGGAGCGCGAGTGGACCGGTCCCGGCAAGTGGCTGCTGGCGCTGGCCGGGGTGGCGGTGCTGGCCGGGTTCTGGCGGTGGGAGCGCCGGTTCAGCCGCCGGGCCACCTCGCTGATCGAGCTGTCGCTGTTCACGGTCCGGTCGTACGCGCTGGGCACGCTGGTCGGCGTGCTGTACTTCGCCGGGTTCACGTCCATCTTCTTCACGTACACGCTCTTCCTGCAGAACGGGCTGCACTACTCGGCGCTGCAGGCCGGACTGGCGATCACGCCGTTCGCGCTGGGATCCGCGGTCACCGCGGCGGCCGGCGGGCGCCGGGTCGAGCGGACCGGCCGTACGCTGGTGGTCGCCGGTCTCGCGGTGGTCGCCGCCGGGCTGGCCGGCACGGTGGTGGCGCTGCACCTGTTCAGCGGTTCCGCGGCCGGCTGGGCCACCGTGGCGCCGCTGCTGGTCGCCGGGCTGGGCAGCGGACTGGTGATCAGTCCGAACCAGACGCTCACGCTGTCCGAGGTGCCGGTGCGCCGGGCCGGCAGCGCGGCCGCGACCCTGCAGACCGGCCAGCGCATCGGGGCGGCGGTCGGCATCGCGGGGGTCGGCGCGGTCTTCTTCAACCGTCTCGCCCACCACGGCGGCGACTGGGGGCTGGCATTCCGTACGTCACTGTCGATGACCATCGCCTTTGTCGTGGCCGCGCTGCTCGCCGCGACCGCCGACGTGCTCGCGGGCCGGCGTGCCGACCACTCGGAGCCCGCTCCGGTCGGCCGCTGACGCCGCCGGGGTCGGGGCCGCCGTCCGCTCAGCTGCCGGCCGCAGGGTTGCCCCGGCGTGGCACCCACAGGTCCCGGGCGTTGAGCGGTTCGCCACGCACCCGCCGGATCACCACGACGGTCACCACCACGGCCACGACGGCGGCCACGACCCATCAACGAGGACCTGCTCGCCGACTGGTTACCGCTCGACGAGCAGCGGCGCCGCGAGGCCGTGCTCCGGCACACCCTCACGGCGGCCGCCCGCACCCGGTCCGGACTGCGGCCGCACGCGCGGGCGCTGCGCGAGTCGATGTCCGCGGTCGTACACCGGGTGCTGACCGAGGCCCGCGCCGCCGGCGGTCTCGCCGCCGGGCTGGACATCGACCTGGAGACCGCCCGCCTCTACGCCCTGCTCGACGGTCTCAGCCTGCGGGCGGTCGCCGGCGAACCCGACTCGCCGCGCGCGGTGCTGCGCCACCACCTCGACACCCTGCCCTGACCGCCTGCGTGCGCGGCCGCCGCCGCGCGCCGCGGCGACGCCGCGCGGGTTCGGCACGGGGCTCGGCCGCCGGCCTACGGGCGGGGCCACCAGGGCGTACCGGAGAGGGTTGGCCGCGCGGTCCGGCGGCGACGGACGCGCGTCAGCGGACGACGATGCCCAGGGTCTGCGCCAGCGCGGGCGCGGCCTCGGCGAGCTGATCGTGGTCGATCACCGCGCCGCGCAGGGCGTCCCAGCCGTCGGCGACGTCCAGACCGCGGCAGCCGCGGAAGTCGAGCTTCTTCACGGTGACCCGGCCGAACCGGGCGCGCCGGATCGCCGAGCCCGGGAAGGTCACGCCGGTCAGGGTGGCCGAGCCGAAGTCGACCTCGGTCAGATCGCAGTCGCGGAATTCGACGTCCTGCAGGCGGGTGGCGCGCAGGTTCAGGCTGTCGATCTTGCAACCCTGCAGGACCACCCGGCGCCAGGTGCCGCCGTGGGCCTGCACTCCGGCCAGCACGCTGTCCAGGATGGTGACGTCGAGCAGGTCGGCCTCGACCCATCCGGCGCCGATCCACCGGGTACGCGCCATCCACACGTCGCTGAACCGGGCGCGGCCCAGGTCGCCCCCGGTGAACGTGGTGCCGGTGAAGACACTCTCGTCGAAGCGGGTGTTGCCCGCCCGCACGTCGTCGAACTCGGCGCCGTCCAGGTGGGCGCCGGTGTAGTCCTCGTCACGCTCCAGCTCGCCGGTGAACGGCCGCAGGTGCCGCGCGTAGGGCAGGGCGGCCAGGTCCTGGTGCACCTTCATGGCGTGGACGGTACCCGGCGGCCGCCCCGCGGGTCCGCACCGGTTCGGCGCCCCACCGGCGCGCCCGCCGGCCACGCGTCGCTGCGGCGCCTGTCGCGGGCGGCCGGGCCGTGATGGGATAGGCCGCATGAGCGCGCAGACGCCGGTGGTGCAGATGCTGTGGGAGGCACACGACCCGCACCAGGCGCTCAGCGCGAGGTTCGGCTTCCCCGACGCGCCGGCTGCCGGCCGCTGGATCGCCGACACGCTGGACGAGCACTGGGGCGTTCGCGTCGACTCCTGCGAGCGGATCGTGATGAGCGGAGGCAACGCGCTGGCGTGGCTCGGCACACCGTCCGGCCGGCTGCTCGCCAAGTGGTCCGTGGTGTCCGAGCGTTTCCCGCGCCTGGCGGCGGTGGCGCGGCTCACCAGCTGGCTGGAGGGCCGCGGGCAGC is a genomic window of Actinoplanes teichomyceticus ATCC 31121 containing:
- a CDS encoding flavin reductase family protein; its protein translation is MTISQTPAPFVTNQDLDPIRLRQAFGVFPSGVVAVAASVDGRYVGLAASSFTSVSLDPPLVSFSIANTSKTWPDLRRADHLGVTVLAAHHGAVCRQLAGAVEHRFDGVPASVSRNGAVTIDDGLARFDCTIYREVEAGDHTIVLLRLHAVDHPVDPTGLVSPLVFHRSVFGRISAE
- a CDS encoding DUF2267 domain-containing protein, with the translated sequence MDQDDLLARIQKNGRLHGRNESRRVTATVLGVLSELLPAPAYRRLTMLLPEELRQRLPEPQTGRIVEILDCRRFLGRVAERLYADGADAAFLSRVVLAELNVTGRGVPPAELAHLVPMDLRPLFRSRPLVPWRAGAETTLAPAGAPVAEMPLAAAAAYRLSGAESAGI
- a CDS encoding MFS transporter yields the protein MSVALVAGFMTLLDVSIVNVALPSIRADLRLGSGELQWVLSGYALTFGLLLVPSGRYGDARGRRTAFIAGLALFTVSSAAAGLATGALWLIVARLVQGAAAGMVSPQVSGLIQQLFQPAERGRPFGLLGATIGVSTAVGPLLGGLLIQVFGAEQGWRWIFYINVPIGLVALVLGARWIPARPPEQRERESLDPVGVALLGAGVLLLLLPLVQEREWTGPGKWLLALAGVAVLAGFWRWERRFSRRATSLIELSLFTVRSYALGTLVGVLYFAGFTSIFFTYTLFLQNGLHYSALQAGLAITPFALGSAVTAAAGGRRVERTGRTLVVAGLAVVAAGLAGTVVALHLFSGSAAGWATVAPLLVAGLGSGLVISPNQTLTLSEVPVRRAGSAAATLQTGQRIGAAVGIAGVGAVFFNRLAHHGGDWGLAFRTSLSMTIAFVVAALLAATADVLAGRRADHSEPAPVGR
- a CDS encoding TetR family transcriptional regulator C-terminal domain-containing protein: MLRHTLTAAARTRSGLRPHARALRESMSAVVHRVLTEARAAGGLAAGLDIDLETARLYALLDGLSLRAVAGEPDSPRAVLRHHLDTLP
- a CDS encoding pentapeptide repeat-containing protein encodes the protein MKVHQDLAALPYARHLRPFTGELERDEDYTGAHLDGAEFDDVRAGNTRFDESVFTGTTFTGGDLGRARFSDVWMARTRWIGAGWVEADLLDVTILDSVLAGVQAHGGTWRRVVLQGCKIDSLNLRATRLQDVEFRDCDLTEVDFGSATLTGVTFPGSAIRRARFGRVTVKKLDFRGCRGLDVADGWDALRGAVIDHDQLAEAAPALAQTLGIVVR